GCCGGCACCTGGACGGCTGGCTGCCCGAGGACACCCGGCTGCTCTTCGTGGAGAACGTGGGCAACCTGGTCTGCCCGGCCTCGTACGACCTCGGGGAATCGCTGCGCGTGGTCCTGGCGTCCGTGACGGAGGGCGAGGACAAGCCGCTGAAGTATCCGACCGCCTTCGGACTGGCCCAGCTGGTGGTGGTCACCAAGACCGACATCGCGCGGGCCGTCGCATTCGACGAGGCCGCCTTCCGCGCCCACGTCGAGCAGGTCAATCCCGGTGTGGAGGTGGTCCTCACCTCGGCCCGCGCGGGTGAGGGGCTGGGCCTCCTGCTCGACCGGGCGCTGGCGGCGGGGGCGGGCGCCGGGGCGCACACCCCGGTCATGGCCGGCCGGCAGCGGTCGCACGGCCATGACCACGACCACGGTGACGGGCGCGACCACGGGCACGGGCACGTCCACGGCGACGGCCAAGGCCACGGCCACGGCCATGGGGACGACCACCACCACGATCACGTGCGTTCCGCCGCGCAGACCCGCTGATGGAGGCCGTGCAGCGCCGCCGCGTCACCGTCCGCGGCGTGGTCCAGGGCGTCGGCTTCCGGCCCTACGTCTACACCCGTGCGACCGGGCTCGGCCTCGCCGGGCACGTCACCAACACCCCCGAGGGCGTCGTCGCCGAGGTCGAGGGCGCGCCGGCGGCGGTCCACCGGTTCTGCGAGCGGCTCGCCGCGGACGCGCCCCCGCTGGCCGTCGTGGACGCCGTCGACCACTGCGAGGTCCCGGTCTCGGGCGGCGCCGGATTCACCATCATCGCCTCCCGGACCGGCGGGCCCGCCCGCACCCTGGTCTCCCCGGACGTGGCCACCTGCGCCGACTGCCGCACCGAACTGGCGGACCCGGCCGACCGGCGCCACCGGCACCCCTTCATCACCTGCACCCACTGCGGGCCGCGGTTCACCATCGTCACCGGGCTGCCGTACGACCGCGCCCACACCACCATGGCCCGCTTCCCCATGTGCCCCGACTGCGCCCGCGAGTACGGCGACCCCGCCGACCGCCGCTTCCACGCCCAGCCGGTCGCCTGCCCGGCCTGCGGCCCCCGGCTGAGGCTGCTCACCGGGCAGCCGCCCCGCGAGAGCGCCGGTCCCGGCCCGGACGGCCCCGACCCGGTCGCCGAGGCCCGGCGGCTGCTGGCGGCCGGGGCGATCCTGGCCGTGAAGGGCCTGGGCGGCTACCACCTGGCCTGCGATGCCACCCACCCCGGCGCCGTGGCCGAGCTGCGCCGCCGCAAGAACCGCGGTGACAAGCCCTTCGCCCTGATGGCCCGGGACCTCTCCGACGCCGAGCGCTTCGCGCACATCGGCCCCGAGGAGCGGAAGCTGCTGGAAGGAGGAGTGCGGCCCATCGTGCTGCTGCGCCGCCGCGAGGGCGGCACGGCGGGTCCGGGCACCCCGGGCACCCCGGGCGCCCTGGCCGACGGGGTCGCCCTGCGCTGTCCCGACCTCGGCGTGATGCTCCCGTACACCCCGGTCCACCACCTGCTGCTGGGCCTGCCCGGCGACCCGCCGGGCCCCCGCCTGCTCGTCATGACCAGCGGGAACCTCGCCGGGGAGCCCATCGTCACCGACGACGACGAGGCCCTGGACCGGCTCGCCGGCCTCGCCGACGCCTGGCTCACCCACGACCGCCCCATCCACGTGCCGTGCGACGACTCCGTGGTGCGGGTCTGCGACGGCGAGACGCTGACCCTGCGGCGCTCCCGCGGATACGCCCCGCTCCCGCTGACGCTGCCGCTGCCGGTCCCCCCGACCCTCGCCGTGGGCGGGGACCTGAAGAACGCCTTCTGCCTCGGCGAAGGGCGCCAGGCCTGGCTGTCCGCCCACGTGGGCGACATGGACGACCTCGCCACCCAGTACGCCTTCGAACGCGCCGAGCGCCAGCTGGAGTCCATCACCGGCGTCGGCCCCCTGCGCCTCGCCGCCGACCGGCACCCCGGCTACCGCTCCACCCGCTGGGCGCGGCGCGCCGCGGGCGCCCGGCCGCTCGTACGCGTCCAGCACCACCACGCGCACATCGCCTCCGCCATGGCGGAGCACGGCCTGGACGGCGGCCGGCCGGTCATCGGCATCGCCTTCGACGGCACCGGCTACGGCGACGACGGGGCCGTGTGGGGCGGCGAGGTCCTCCTCGCCGACTACGCCGGGTACACCCGTTTCGCCCACCTCGGATACGTCCCGCTGCCGGGCGGCGACACGGCCGTGCAGCGTCCGTACCGCATGGCGCTGTCCCACCTGCGGGCCGCGGGCATCGGATGGAGCCCGGACCTGCCCTGCGTCGCCGCCTGCCCGCCGGATGAACTCCTGCTCCTGGAGCGTCAGTTGGAACGCGGCCTGAACTGCGTACCGACCTCCAGCATGGGCCGGCTCTTCGACGCCGTCTCCTCCCTGGCCGGCGTCTGCCACCAGGCGGGGTACGAGGCGCAGGCCGCGATCGAGCTGGAGGGCGCGGCGCTCGGGGCGGGCGCGGCCGGCCCCGGCTACGCCTTCGGCCTGCGGGTCCCGCCCGGCCCGGCCGGGGCCCCGGTCACCGCCGATCCCGCGCCCGTTCTGGCCGCCGTGCTGGCCGACCTGCGCGCGGGCACGCCCCCGGGGCTGATCGCCGCACGTTTCCACACCTCCGTCGGCGTCCTCGTCGGCACGCTCTGCGCGCTCGCGCGCGAGCAGCACGGCCTGGACACCGTCGCCCTGACCGGCGGGGTCTTCGCCAACACCCTGCTGTCGTCCGCGTGCGCCCGGACCCTGCGCGCGAGCGGGTTCACCGTCCTGCGTCACGGCAGGGTCCCCCCGAACGACGGCGGGTTGTCCCTCGGCCAGCTCGTGGTGGCGGCCGCCGCCGACACCGCACACCACCCACAGCAAGGAGAAGCCCATGTGCCTGGCGGTACCCGGCAGAGTGCTTGACATCGGGGAGAAGGACGGCACCCGCATGGCTACCGTCGACTTCGGCGGCGTGCAGAAGGAGGTGTGCCTGGAGTACCTGCCGGACCTCCAGGTGGGCGAGTACGCCATCGTCCACGTGGGCTTCGCCCTGCAGCGCCTCGACGAGGAGTCGGCGCGCCAGACCCTCGAACTCTTCGCGGAACTCGGCATGCTCCAGGAGGAGTTCGGCGATCCGTGGGAACAGGCCGCCGAAGCCGGCGGCGAACCCTGGCCCTTCGCCGAGGAACCGGCCGCCGCCGCACCTCAAGGGGAGGTCACGCCGTGAGGTACATCGACGAGTTCCAGGACCCCGAGCTCGCCCGCCGGCTGCTCGACGACATCCACGCCACCGTGACCCGCCCCTGGGCGCTGATGGAGGTCTGCGGCGGCCAGACCCACACCATCATCCGGCACGGCATCGACCAACTGCTTCCCGATCAGGTGGAGTTGATCCACGGTCCGGGCTGTCCGGTGTGCGTCACCCCGCTGGAGGTCATCGACAAGGCGCTGGAGATCGCCTCCCGCTCCGACGTGATCTTCTGTTCCTTCGGGGACATGCTCCGGGTGCCCGGGACCGGCCGTGACCTGTTCCGGGTGCGGAGCGAGGGCGGCGACGTACGCGTGGTCTACTCCCCGCTCGACGCCCTGAGGATCGCCCAGGAGAACCCGGACCGGCAGGTGGTGTTCTTCGGCATCGGCTTCGAGACCACTGCCCCGCCCAACGCCATGACGGTCCACCAGGCGAAGAAGCTGGGCATCCGCAACTTCAGCCTGCTCGTGTCCCACGTCCGGGTGCCCCCGGCGATCGAGGCGATCATGCGGTCGCCGAGCTGCCGGGTCCAGGGCTTCCTCGCCGCCGGGCACGTGTGCAGCGTGATGGGCGTGGGCGAGTACCCCGAGCTGGCCGCGCGCCACCGCGTGCCGATCGTGGTGACGGGATTCGAGCCGCTGGACATCCTGGAGGGCGTACGGCGGGCGGTGCGGCAGCTGGAACGCGGCGAGCACACCGTCGACAACGCGTACGCGCGGGCCGTCCGCCCCGAGGGCAACCCGGCCGCCCTCGCCATGCTGGAGGACGTCTTCGAAGTCACCGACCGGGCCTGGCGCGGCATCGGCGTCATCCCCGGCAGCGGCTGGCGGCTGTCCGCCCGCTACCGGGAGTTCGACGCCGAACACCGCTTCTCGGTCACCGGCATCAACACCCGCGAGCCGGCCGCGTGCCGCAGCGGCGAGGTGCTCCAGGGGCTCCTCAAGCCGCACGAGTGCGAGGCCTTCGGCACGCTGTGCACCCCCCGCAGCCCGCTCGGCGCCACCATGGTGTCCAGCGAGGGAGCCTGCGCCGCGTACTACCTCTACCGGCGGCTGGAACTGAAGACCGTGCCCGCCGCCCCGACCGCACCGCTGGAGGCGAGCCCCGTTGTCTGACACCGCACTCGACATCACGGGCTGGACCTGCCCGGCCCCGCTGCGCGACCACCCCCGCGTGGTGATGGGCCACGGCGGCGGGGGAGCGCTCTCCGCCGAACTGGTCCAGCACCTCTTCGCCCCCGCCTTCGGCGGCGAGGCGCTGGCCCAGCTCGGGGACTTCGCGGCCGTCTCCCTCGGGGGAGTCCGGCTGGCCATCTCCACCGACTCCTACGTGGTGCGGCCGCTCTTCTTCCCCGGCGGCACCATCGGCGACCTCGCGGTCAACGGCACGGTGAACGACCTGGCCATGAGCGGGGCCCGGGCGGCCTACCTCTCCTGCGGCTTCATCCTGGAGGAGGGCGTCGAGATGTCCGCCGTGGCCCGCGTGGCCGAGGCCATGGGCGCAGCCGCGCGGGCCGCGGGCGTGGAGGTGGCCACGGGCGACACCAAGGTGGTCGAAGTGGGCCACGGGGACGGCATCTACATCAACACCACGGGCATCGGGATCATCCCCGACGGGGTGGACCTGCGCCCGCAGCGCGTGGTGCCCGGCGACGTCGTCATCGTGAGCGGCGAGATCGGCCTCCACGGGGTGGCGATCATGAGCGTTCGCGAAGGCCTGGAATTCGGCGTGGACATCGAGAGCGACTGCGCGGCCCTGGGCGGCCTCGTGCAGAGCATGCTCGCCGTCACCCCGGACCTGCACGTCCTGCGCGACCCCACCCGCGGCGGCCTGGCGGCCTCGCTCAACGAGATCGCGGCCGCCTCGGGCACCGGCGTCGTGATCACCGAGAGCCGTGTCCCGGTCCCGCCGGCCGTCGCGAACGCCTGCTCGATCCTCGGCCTCGACCCGCTCTACGTGGCCAACGAGGGCAAGCTGGTCGCCTTCGTCCCCCGCGAACACGCCGACGCCGTCCTCGACGCCATGCGCGCCCACCCCCTGGGCCGCCACGCCACGGTGATCGGCGAGGCCGTCGACGCCCACCCCGGCATGGTCGTCTCCCGCACCGCCCTCGGCGGCACCCGCGTGGTCGACCTCCCGCTCGGGGAGCAGCTGCCGCGCATCTGCTAGCTCCGGCCGGAGTCCTCACCGTACGACGAAGCCCCTGGTGGGACGGGTTCTCGACCGAGAACCCCCGTCTGCGCCAGGGGCTTCGCCCGTGACGGCAACGGCTCCGGAGGCTCGTGCTCATCGGCGACACCCCCGAACAGAGCCCGGATTCCCGGCAGCTGGGCTGCTTCCGGGCCTCGGCCGTCCTGGGCCGGCTGCTCCGGGACCTCTGGCGCCGTCCCTGACCTCACAAGCGCCTGCCGGCCGGCGCCGGCTGGCCTATTCTGGGCCTCAGGGGGTACGGGGTTGAAGGACGCGCTGCTCAGGGAACTGACCGACAGGATCCGGGACTTCGGAGACGGCTCGGCCCCGGATGCCGTGCTCGACGAGGCGGGGGCGAGGGCCGCCGCGCGGTTGCTGACGCTCGCGGGCCTGGAGCGGGGCGACCCCCGGACGGTGGACACCGACATCCTGCACACGGTCGCCGCGTATCACTGGGCACGGTCCCTCGCCCACTCCGACGCCGCGCTGTCGGCCGCCGACCACACGAGGGCGATGGACGTCTTCGGCCTGCTGTACCTCGCCGACCACCGGCGCGTGCCCCGCGCGCTCTGGTCCCGGCTCACCGAGGCGACGGGCCACGACCCGTGGCAGGACCCGGTGGACCACGCGGGCGACCTCGTACTGGACGTGGAGGAAGGCGGTGGTCCGGCCGTACTCGACGAAGCGGTGGCCCTCCTCCAGGACGCGCCGGCCGGCCCCTACCGCGACACCACGCTCGGCCTCGCCCTCCGTCATCGGGCGGCGGACCCCGCCCGCCCGGCGGCCGACCGCCTGGCCGACGCCGACGCGGCCGTCGATCTGCACGCGCGCGTGGCCGCGCTCGCCGAGGAGTCGCCCGCCCGGCGGGCCCGCCGGCGGCTCACCCTCGCCGAGGCGCACGACCAGCGGTTCGTGCTCTGCGCCGACCGGGGTGACCTCGCCGCGGCGGAGTGCGCCGCACGTGCGGCGTTCTCCGAGGCCCCGGAGGGCTCGGCCGTGCGGGCGGACGCGGCGGCGAGCATCGGGACGTACCTCGGCCGGCGTGCCGAGGCGGGCGCCCTCCCGGGAGACACCGGCCTGCTGCGGGAAGCCGTCGCATGGCTGCGCCTGGGGGTGGACCTCTCGGCGGCCTCCGGACGGGAGCCGGACCGGGCGAACCTGCGCAGGGCGATGGGACTGCTCCTCGACCGCACGGCTGCGCCACCCGAGCGGGAACCTGCGGAACACGGAGAGGGGGAAGGGGAAGGGGGAGCGGGGGAGGTGGCGGGCGCAGCCCGGCCGGTCGCGTCGCCGGACACCGTGCGCCAGGCGCGCGACCTCGCCGGGCTCGGCTCGAAGGTCATCGCGCGCGTCCTTCCGGAGGCCGAAGCCGTACGGCGGGTCGTCGACCCGGCCTTCGCGCTCTCGAAGGAGGCCGTCACCTCCGTGGTGACCGGCGCCGCGCGACTCGTCGGCTCCGGAGCGCCCCAGGACGCGGTGCCGGTCCTCACCCTCGTACTGGAGGCGGCCTCCACGCGTTGGGGAACGGGGCCGGAGAGCCCCTGGTGGCAGGCTGCCGACGTGTACGTCGAGGCCGTGCGGCTCAGCCTGGTCACACGTCCCGACGGACTGCTGTTCCGGCGCGCGCACGACACCGTACGGATCCAGATCGACGCCCTGCGCGCATCCCCCGGGGCGGATGCGAAGGACGAACTCGCCGAGACCCTCTTCGCCGCCGGACTGCTCCACCTCAGCCCGTACTTCGGCGAACTTCCCGGACTGGACTTCGCCGGCGCGCTCGCCCTCCGGGAGGAACGCGGCAAGCGGCACCGGTCCCTCCACCCGGACGACCCCGCCCACGCCGCCGGCCCGGACATGCCGTCCCCCGCGGACGCGGCCGACGGCGCCGTCGCCTACCTCATGGACGCCGCCGTCCTGGCGTCCGGTCACGAGCTGGGGCGGGTGCTCAAGGCCCTGGCCGAAGCGCTGTCCTTCCTCGCCGGGATGCGGGAGCGCTCCTACGACGGCGAGATCCTGCTCGCCGCCCGGAAGGCGTTCGACGTCCTCGATCCGCGACGCGATCCGCTGGGCTGGCTGTACGTCCTGCGCCTCCTGTACCGCTTCGGCGAACTGGCCCTGCCCGCCGGCCTGCCCGGGCTGCTCCCCGTACCCCTGGCCGCCGTCAGGGAACGGCAGGGGGACCACGAGGCGTCCTGCGTCTTCGCCGAAGCGCTCACCCTCGCCCAGGAGGCCCACCGCGTCGACCTGCAGGCCCGCCTGCTCGCGGCGGCGGACCGCGATCTGCCGCGCCTCTCGACGGACTCCCAGCGCAGGCTGCGCTGGTCGTGCGAGGTGCACTGCCTCGCCGGGGACCACCTGCACTGCGCGCCGGAGCCGATGGCGGTGGGCCCGCTCGCCGACCGGGTACGGTCCTGCGCACAGGCCGGCGGGTGGCCCGCCGGGGAACGCGCGGCGACGCTCCTCCACCTCGCGGCGCACGCCGACCCGGCGCGGGACGGCGAGGCCGGCCGCGCACTCGTCGACGAGGCA
Above is a genomic segment from Streptomyces sp. NBC_01233 containing:
- the hypE gene encoding hydrogenase expression/formation protein HypE, coding for MSDTALDITGWTCPAPLRDHPRVVMGHGGGGALSAELVQHLFAPAFGGEALAQLGDFAAVSLGGVRLAISTDSYVVRPLFFPGGTIGDLAVNGTVNDLAMSGARAAYLSCGFILEEGVEMSAVARVAEAMGAAARAAGVEVATGDTKVVEVGHGDGIYINTTGIGIIPDGVDLRPQRVVPGDVVIVSGEIGLHGVAIMSVREGLEFGVDIESDCAALGGLVQSMLAVTPDLHVLRDPTRGGLAASLNEIAAASGTGVVITESRVPVPPAVANACSILGLDPLYVANEGKLVAFVPREHADAVLDAMRAHPLGRHATVIGEAVDAHPGMVVSRTALGGTRVVDLPLGEQLPRIC
- a CDS encoding HypC/HybG/HupF family hydrogenase formation chaperone, producing MCLAVPGRVLDIGEKDGTRMATVDFGGVQKEVCLEYLPDLQVGEYAIVHVGFALQRLDEESARQTLELFAELGMLQEEFGDPWEQAAEAGGEPWPFAEEPAAAAPQGEVTP
- a CDS encoding CHAT domain-containing protein; this encodes MKDALLRELTDRIRDFGDGSAPDAVLDEAGARAAARLLTLAGLERGDPRTVDTDILHTVAAYHWARSLAHSDAALSAADHTRAMDVFGLLYLADHRRVPRALWSRLTEATGHDPWQDPVDHAGDLVLDVEEGGGPAVLDEAVALLQDAPAGPYRDTTLGLALRHRAADPARPAADRLADADAAVDLHARVAALAEESPARRARRRLTLAEAHDQRFVLCADRGDLAAAECAARAAFSEAPEGSAVRADAAASIGTYLGRRAEAGALPGDTGLLREAVAWLRLGVDLSAASGREPDRANLRRAMGLLLDRTAAPPEREPAEHGEGEGEGGAGEVAGAARPVASPDTVRQARDLAGLGSKVIARVLPEAEAVRRVVDPAFALSKEAVTSVVTGAARLVGSGAPQDAVPVLTLVLEAASTRWGTGPESPWWQAADVYVEAVRLSLVTRPDGLLFRRAHDTVRIQIDALRASPGADAKDELAETLFAAGLLHLSPYFGELPGLDFAGALALREERGKRHRSLHPDDPAHAAGPDMPSPADAADGAVAYLMDAAVLASGHELGRVLKALAEALSFLAGMRERSYDGEILLAARKAFDVLDPRRDPLGWLYVLRLLYRFGELALPAGLPGLLPVPLAAVRERQGDHEASCVFAEALTLAQEAHRVDLQARLLAAADRDLPRLSTDSQRRLRWSCEVHCLAGDHLHCAPEPMAVGPLADRVRSCAQAGGWPAGERAATLLHLAAHADPARDGEAGRALVDEARRLAPALVRRHADAVDHLEAVLAHDMGVQARAQQQPDAAARHFASAAFAFALCRQTDLALAALDAGLGCAHEAEGPAANGAAAALIPASVFLRQGPDETVDWKLRDLYQSLAFKMSGPTVNLSVMSGIHQAAKGMDFTISAGRPGALEFSRGLDGILERARRAEADLPGPLPDFDLPGGAETAMLYYLGSGEAEPDGDAEAEVRNLQRAADRWISGELRLARGSTWFPLLQVDEVQALLAPDTVLLSLFLGQVRHRSCANPVMALQGMAMTREETFHRTMAFPAYEGALFRMSKAGHTLNVSPAAPQVAGLREEITADPLHREAARTAARLLAEDSPSYLAGFADSLPSWLSRGKTHLCVWPNGPLHYLPFHLLRAGGRPLADDWTVTQVPSLSFLSRPAPPPSPHRGLAAFAFDSGGTDTLEAHTARIAASMGSAAPVLGAAATPRRFLEALSGARYVHVAAHGSHNEWAPWHQCLYLSPDPERGDDGRVFAHDVLRTDLRGVELVTMSACESALGRFDINDNLHGLPAAFLQAGAAAIVGCLWPVAPDVATAFFGTLYEQLALTRDRRTAFRTAQSTTRARHPAYRDWGAFCFIGDWRTTTDHPHGATE
- the hypB gene encoding hydrogenase nickel incorporation protein HypB codes for the protein MCRVVDLRQAVLAKNDMAAQVLRAELTARGTTVVNLLSSPGSGKTALLERELLLARERGVAVAALTADLATENDATRLARSGVPVKQVLTDGLCHLEAGMLGRHLDGWLPEDTRLLFVENVGNLVCPASYDLGESLRVVLASVTEGEDKPLKYPTAFGLAQLVVVTKTDIARAVAFDEAAFRAHVEQVNPGVEVVLTSARAGEGLGLLLDRALAAGAGAGAHTPVMAGRQRSHGHDHDHGDGRDHGHGHVHGDGQGHGHGHGDDHHHDHVRSAAQTR
- the hypD gene encoding hydrogenase formation protein HypD; translation: MRYIDEFQDPELARRLLDDIHATVTRPWALMEVCGGQTHTIIRHGIDQLLPDQVELIHGPGCPVCVTPLEVIDKALEIASRSDVIFCSFGDMLRVPGTGRDLFRVRSEGGDVRVVYSPLDALRIAQENPDRQVVFFGIGFETTAPPNAMTVHQAKKLGIRNFSLLVSHVRVPPAIEAIMRSPSCRVQGFLAAGHVCSVMGVGEYPELAARHRVPIVVTGFEPLDILEGVRRAVRQLERGEHTVDNAYARAVRPEGNPAALAMLEDVFEVTDRAWRGIGVIPGSGWRLSARYREFDAEHRFSVTGINTREPAACRSGEVLQGLLKPHECEAFGTLCTPRSPLGATMVSSEGACAAYYLYRRLELKTVPAAPTAPLEASPVV
- the hypF gene encoding carbamoyltransferase HypF, which gives rise to MEAVQRRRVTVRGVVQGVGFRPYVYTRATGLGLAGHVTNTPEGVVAEVEGAPAAVHRFCERLAADAPPLAVVDAVDHCEVPVSGGAGFTIIASRTGGPARTLVSPDVATCADCRTELADPADRRHRHPFITCTHCGPRFTIVTGLPYDRAHTTMARFPMCPDCAREYGDPADRRFHAQPVACPACGPRLRLLTGQPPRESAGPGPDGPDPVAEARRLLAAGAILAVKGLGGYHLACDATHPGAVAELRRRKNRGDKPFALMARDLSDAERFAHIGPEERKLLEGGVRPIVLLRRREGGTAGPGTPGTPGALADGVALRCPDLGVMLPYTPVHHLLLGLPGDPPGPRLLVMTSGNLAGEPIVTDDDEALDRLAGLADAWLTHDRPIHVPCDDSVVRVCDGETLTLRRSRGYAPLPLTLPLPVPPTLAVGGDLKNAFCLGEGRQAWLSAHVGDMDDLATQYAFERAERQLESITGVGPLRLAADRHPGYRSTRWARRAAGARPLVRVQHHHAHIASAMAEHGLDGGRPVIGIAFDGTGYGDDGAVWGGEVLLADYAGYTRFAHLGYVPLPGGDTAVQRPYRMALSHLRAAGIGWSPDLPCVAACPPDELLLLERQLERGLNCVPTSSMGRLFDAVSSLAGVCHQAGYEAQAAIELEGAALGAGAAGPGYAFGLRVPPGPAGAPVTADPAPVLAAVLADLRAGTPPGLIAARFHTSVGVLVGTLCALAREQHGLDTVALTGGVFANTLLSSACARTLRASGFTVLRHGRVPPNDGGLSLGQLVVAAAADTAHHPQQGEAHVPGGTRQSA